Part of the Phycisphaerales bacterium genome, CCTCCGTGAGTGCCCCTATCGATGCTCTTCACCGGACATGCCGAGCACAGCATCGACGCCAAGCTGCGTCTTTCGCTACCCAAGAAGCATCGGAACCAGTGGGACCCCGAGGAGCAGGGCGACCAGTGGTATTGCGTGCCCTGGCCCAACGGCATCCTGAGGCTGTATCCGGCCAAGACGTTCGAGCGGCTCGCGCAGCTCAGCGCCGAGAGCCTGACGCCCAACGAGGACGAGGGCGAGCTCGAGGCCACGCTGTATGGCCTGGCCGAGATGCTGACGGTCGACGGCCAAGGCCGGATCATGCTGCCCAAGGAGCACCTGGAGATGACCGGGCTCGGGCGTGCGGTAGTGGTCGTCGGCGTGCGGAACCGGCTGGAGATCCACGACCAGGACGGTTGGCAAGCGGATCGAGCAAGGCGCTTCGCCGACTTGCCCAACCTGGTCCGAAAGGTCGATTCGAAGTGATCGCAACCCTGGACGAGACACGGGCCTTCAGCCGCTTCGCAGGACGCGAGGCAGCCGGGGCTCGGGTCAAGGCGAATCACGGCGTCCAGCCAATGGATGCCATCGGAAGTCGGAGAGAGAGGGGCGCCGGCCACGGCTGACGCTTCGCGGCGCGACCCGTCCTGATCGGCGGCGAGCGCATTTCGAGGGGCCCGCAAGGCAGCGGGTGACACACGCAGTCGTGCGAGGGGCTCATGGACGAGCCCCGGCGTGGTCCCCCTCGATCGTCGATTCCGCTCTTGCTCGAAGGGCCCTCGGGGCGATCCCGACGGCTCACCCAGGACACCACCGGCTCCGCGGCAGTTCCCACCACCACCATCATGCTGCGAGCCACTCGATCCGCCCCGGCACCACCCGGGGCGGATCTCATTTTGGGCTCGGAAGCTCCGGGCTCGGATGGGATCAGCCCTCGACCTCAACCCCGCGCCAGAACGCCACGTAGCCCTCGAAGTTCTTGGCCTGGGGCTTTGCTTCGGGGTAGTACCACGCGGCGTGCTCGGCGGTCTTGCCGTCGACTACGACGTCGTAGTACCTGGCCTCCCCCTTCCAGGGGCAGTTGGTGGTCAGGGCGTTGTCCTGGAAGTACTCACGCTTGATCGAATCGGGCGGAAAGTAGTGGTTGCCCTCGACGACTTCGGTCTTGTCCGACTCGGCCACCACGGTCCCGTTGAACACTGCTCGCGCCATGACGTTTCTCCTGAGCGCCTCCGTTCGGACGCAGGACCGGCTAGCCTTCCGGCCCCGATGCCCGACCACGACGCGTTACCGTATCGACT contains:
- a CDS encoding DUF427 domain-containing protein translates to MARAVFNGTVVAESDKTEVVEGNHYFPPDSIKREYFQDNALTTNCPWKGEARYYDVVVDGKTAEHAAWYYPEAKPQAKNFEGYVAFWRGVEVEG